The proteins below come from a single Roseiflexus sp. RS-1 genomic window:
- a CDS encoding DUF5615 family PIN-like protein, with translation MKILLDECLPRKLKYELPDHDVLTVSEMGWAGAKNGELLRLAETAFDVFITADQNMTYQQNLRSTTLGIIVIVAANNRFETLRLLMPNVVQALSAIQPGDLLRIPV, from the coding sequence ATGAAGATCTTGCTTGATGAATGCCTGCCGCGTAAGCTCAAATATGAACTGCCGGACCACGACGTCTTGACTGTCTCTGAGATGGGCTGGGCAGGCGCTAAAAACGGCGAGTTGCTGCGTTTAGCCGAGACTGCCTTCGATGTCTTTATTACTGCTGATCAGAATATGACATATCAACAGAACCTGCGTTCAACAACGTTAGGAATTATTGTTATCGTGGCGGCTAACAATCGATTCGAGACACTGCGCTTGCTTATGCCGAATGTTGTGCAGGCATTGTCAGCAATTCAACCGG
- a CDS encoding DUF433 domain-containing protein has translation MVQPNLIIRDHEILGGTPVFAGTRVPVQTLFDYLEGGYSLQEFLDDFPTVHRDQAVGVLEQLKQMLLTQPV, from the coding sequence ATGGTTCAGCCAAATCTGATTATCCGGGATCACGAGATTCTCGGTGGAACGCCGGTGTTTGCTGGCACACGGGTACCGGTGCAGACGCTGTTCGACTATCTCGAAGGCGGTTATTCCCTCCAGGAGTTCCTCGACGACTTTCCGACCGTGCATCGTGATCAGGCGGTCGGAGTTCTGGAACAACTCAAGCAGATGTTGTTAACGCAACCTGTATGA